From a single Fusobacterium ulcerans ATCC 49185 genomic region:
- a CDS encoding DUF262 domain-containing protein yields MKKLYEEWKRTAKQVDVEKFSVSISELISWYTAKRPRLIINPVYQRFYRWENEQKSELIESILLGFPIPPLFLYKSQEEGRFEVLDGLQRLATIFEFTGNLRKEEIIPKYDLSKLTRTPFLEELKGKEWYDFEIQGLDFTFLSRSLDFIVLDSNKNDKSIKYKLFRRLNKSSTVLEPQEIRNATIAEIDTELYKKIIDAFSNQIKLDFLSETEKSYRKDIELFIMFLLIKKYLEDENMVNSIKYKSTNFRELLDYYTDTLIGNKEYIEIGLKEFEIFMEMTKDFGFKRYDEKAQKFKGLFVNAFFEIASTIFFIKRSLLLNEKFLKQEFSMSYAEWQIKIKKNNPPAIVRIFESINYAKEILKYEEQEN; encoded by the coding sequence ATGAAGAAACTATATGAGGAATGGAAAAGAACAGCTAAACAGGTTGATGTAGAAAAATTTAGTGTATCAATAAGTGAATTAATTTCATGGTATACAGCTAAAAGACCAAGATTAATAATAAATCCAGTATATCAAAGATTTTATCGTTGGGAAAATGAACAAAAATCTGAATTAATTGAATCTATTCTATTGGGATTTCCAATACCACCATTATTTTTATATAAATCTCAGGAAGAGGGACGATTTGAGGTTCTAGATGGACTGCAAAGATTAGCTACTATCTTTGAATTTACAGGAAATTTAAGAAAAGAAGAAATAATTCCAAAATATGATTTAAGTAAATTAACTAGAACACCATTTTTAGAAGAGTTAAAAGGAAAGGAATGGTATGATTTTGAGATTCAAGGCTTAGATTTTACATTTCTTTCAAGAAGCTTAGACTTCATAGTTTTAGATAGTAATAAAAATGATAAATCAATTAAATATAAATTATTTAGAAGATTGAATAAGTCTTCAACAGTTTTAGAGCCACAAGAAATTAGAAATGCAACAATAGCTGAGATTGATACAGAATTATATAAAAAAATAATAGATGCTTTTTCTAATCAAATAAAACTTGATTTCTTAAGTGAAACTGAAAAAAGTTACAGAAAAGATATAGAGTTATTTATTATGTTTTTATTAATAAAAAAATATTTAGAAGATGAAAATATGGTTAATTCAATAAAATATAAAAGTACAAATTTTAGAGAATTATTAGATTATTATACAGATACTTTAATTGGAAATAAAGAATATATAGAGATAGGATTGAAAGAATTTGAAATTTTTATGGAAATGACAAAAGATTTTGGATTTAAAAGATATGATGAAAAAGCACAAAAATTTAAAGGTCTTTTTGTAAATGCCTTTTTTGAAATAGCTTCAACTATATTTTTTATAAAAAGAAGTTTATTATTAAATGAGAAATTTTTAAAACAAGAATTTTCTATGTCATATGCAGAATGGCAAATAAAAATAAAGAAAAATAATCCACCAGCAATAGTTAGAATATTTGAATCTATTAATTATGCTAAGGAGATTTTAAAATATGAAGAACAAGAGAATTGA
- the rlmD gene encoding 23S rRNA (uracil(1939)-C(5))-methyltransferase RlmD produces MVKKFEIIELKIDKIVNGGEGLGYYNDFAVFVPMSVPGDILKVKIISVKKTYARGLIEEIIASGEERVEDINKISFEDFQGCDFGMLKYDAQLKYKKLMVEDVIKKIGKIENVSVEDVIGSEDPYHYRNKIIEPFRKSKGEIISGFFKRKSHDVFEVEENILNSKLGNKIIKELKSILNREKVSVYDENEHKGILRNVMVRTNSKNEVMLVLIINAVKVEKRYKDILMELKNKVEEIKSIYISLNPKRTNVALGDKNIFIWGEKTITEEIDGISFNISPLSFFQINLPQTKKLYNTAVNYFKDLKNKNVVDAYSGTGTLAMILSKKARKVFAIELVQSATNDGIKTAKENKIENIEFINGAVEDKLPELIKKGEKVDAIIFDPPRKGIEESSLLKVAESNIREIVYISCNPSTFARDAEILSKQGYILEKVQPVDMFPGTAHTEVVGRFIK; encoded by the coding sequence ATGGTAAAAAAGTTTGAGATAATTGAACTCAAGATAGATAAGATAGTAAATGGGGGAGAAGGGTTAGGATACTATAATGATTTTGCAGTATTTGTACCTATGTCTGTACCTGGAGATATATTAAAAGTAAAAATAATTTCTGTTAAAAAGACTTATGCCAGAGGTTTGATTGAAGAGATAATTGCATCAGGTGAAGAGAGAGTAGAAGACATCAATAAAATATCTTTTGAGGATTTTCAAGGGTGTGATTTTGGAATGCTTAAATATGATGCTCAGTTGAAATATAAAAAGCTTATGGTTGAGGATGTTATTAAAAAGATAGGAAAAATAGAAAATGTATCTGTAGAAGATGTAATTGGAAGTGAAGATCCATATCATTATAGAAATAAGATAATAGAACCTTTCAGAAAATCAAAGGGAGAAATTATAAGCGGATTTTTTAAAAGAAAATCTCATGATGTTTTTGAGGTAGAAGAGAATATACTGAATTCAAAACTTGGAAATAAAATAATAAAAGAGCTGAAAAGTATATTGAACAGAGAAAAAGTTTCTGTATATGATGAGAATGAGCATAAAGGAATATTGAGAAATGTAATGGTAAGAACAAATTCTAAAAATGAAGTTATGCTTGTACTTATTATAAATGCAGTAAAAGTTGAAAAAAGATACAAAGACATACTTATGGAACTTAAAAATAAAGTTGAAGAGATAAAATCTATTTATATATCTTTAAATCCAAAGAGAACTAATGTTGCCTTGGGAGATAAAAATATATTTATCTGGGGAGAAAAAACTATAACAGAAGAGATAGATGGAATAAGTTTTAATATTTCACCACTTTCTTTTTTTCAGATAAATCTTCCTCAAACTAAAAAACTGTACAATACAGCAGTGAACTATTTTAAAGATCTTAAAAATAAAAATGTTGTAGATGCTTATTCAGGAACTGGTACTCTTGCAATGATACTTTCTAAGAAAGCTAGAAAAGTATTTGCAATAGAATTAGTACAGTCAGCAACTAATGATGGAATAAAAACAGCTAAAGAAAATAAAATTGAGAATATAGAATTTATAAATGGAGCTGTAGAAGATAAACTTCCTGAGCTTATAAAAAAAGGAGAAAAGGTAGATGCAATTATTTTTGACCCACCTAGAAAGGGAATAGAAGAAAGCAGTTTATTAAAGGTAGCTGAGAGCAATATAAGAGAGATAGTATATATTTCTTGTAATCCATCTACTTTTGCCAGAGATGCTGAGATACTAAGCAAACAAGGGTATATTCTTGAAAAAGTACAGCCTGTAGACATGTTTCCAGGTACTGCCCACACTGAAGTAGTGGGAAGATTTATCAAGTAA
- the rsmH gene encoding 16S rRNA (cytosine(1402)-N(4))-methyltransferase RsmH, whose protein sequence is MEEIISEYHIPVLYRECIDNLVINKDGIYLDCTLGGGGHSEGILKELSEKGRLISIDQDQQAIDFAKKRLEKYGNKWQVFKNNFENLDTVIYMAGYDKVDGILMDIGVSSTQLDDPERGFSYRYDTKLDMRMNQNSPLSAYEVVNEYSEEALMKIFFEYGEERNSRRIAKFICEAREIKKIETTGELVAIIKRAYPERAAKHPAKKTFQAIRIEVNRELEVLEKAIDKAVDSLKVGGRLGIITFHSLEDRLVKTKFKDLATACKCPPGLPICVCGGKAKVKLITKKPIIPEGNEVEFNNRAHSSKLRVVERIG, encoded by the coding sequence GTGGAAGAAATTATAAGTGAATATCATATACCTGTCCTGTATAGAGAATGTATTGATAACCTTGTTATAAATAAAGATGGTATTTATCTTGACTGTACTCTTGGAGGAGGAGGTCATTCTGAAGGAATATTAAAAGAGCTTTCTGAAAAGGGAAGACTTATCTCTATAGATCAGGATCAGCAGGCAATAGATTTTGCTAAGAAAAGATTAGAAAAATATGGAAATAAATGGCAGGTTTTTAAAAATAACTTTGAAAATCTGGATACAGTTATATATATGGCTGGCTATGATAAAGTAGATGGAATACTTATGGATATTGGAGTATCTTCTACACAGCTGGATGATCCAGAGAGAGGATTCTCATATAGATATGATACAAAGCTTGATATGAGGATGAATCAGAATAGTCCTCTGTCTGCTTATGAAGTAGTAAATGAGTACAGTGAAGAAGCTCTTATGAAAATATTCTTTGAATATGGAGAAGAGAGAAACTCAAGAAGAATAGCGAAATTTATCTGTGAAGCGAGAGAAATAAAAAAGATAGAAACGACAGGAGAGCTTGTAGCTATAATAAAAAGAGCTTACCCAGAAAGAGCAGCAAAACACCCTGCTAAAAAAACATTCCAAGCTATTAGAATTGAGGTAAATAGAGAGCTCGAAGTGCTGGAAAAAGCTATAGATAAAGCTGTAGATTCTTTAAAAGTAGGAGGAAGATTAGGAATAATAACTTTCCATTCTCTTGAAGACAGACTGGTAAAAACTAAATTTAAAGATTTGGCAACTGCCTGTAAATGCCCTCCAGGGTTACCTATATGTGTATGTGGAGGTAAGGCTAAAGTTAAATTGATAACTAAGAAGCCTATAATTCCAGAAGGAAATGAAGTAGAATTCAATAATAGAGCTCACTCTTCAAAATTAAGAGTAGTTGAAAGGATAGGGTAG
- a CDS encoding YggT family protein, with the protein MYMFIRIFDLLITVINTLILIRVVLSWLSPSSTNGFTELVYNLTEPILRPFRVLLPMGNFRLDIAPIIAYIFFGIVRRVVFMILL; encoded by the coding sequence ATGTATATGTTCATTAGAATTTTTGATTTATTAATAACAGTTATAAATACTCTTATATTAATAAGAGTAGTGCTTTCATGGCTTTCTCCTAGTTCAACAAATGGTTTTACAGAATTGGTTTATAATCTGACTGAGCCTATTTTGAGACCATTTAGAGTGTTGCTGCCAATGGGAAATTTCAGACTGGATATTGCACCTATAATTGCATATATCTTTTTTGGAATAGTAAGAAGAGTAGTTTTTATGATACTGCTTTAA
- the pgsA gene encoding CDP-diacylglycerol--glycerol-3-phosphate 3-phosphatidyltransferase: MNLPNKLTFIRLVLAVPFIYFLQESNAEGFVYRMIAFALFVVASLTDFFDGYLARKYNLVTDFGKLMDPLADKILVISALVLFVELRYIPAWMSIIVIAREFLISGIRMLAAAKGEVIPAGKLGKYKTTSQMIVILIMIIVGNQWYNFYLMLIPIILTLWSGWEYTSKAKHYFMNSK; the protein is encoded by the coding sequence ATGAACTTACCTAATAAGTTAACTTTTATAAGATTAGTATTGGCTGTACCTTTCATATATTTTCTTCAGGAATCAAATGCTGAAGGTTTTGTATATAGAATGATAGCTTTTGCATTGTTTGTAGTGGCTTCATTAACAGATTTTTTTGATGGTTATCTAGCTAGAAAATATAATCTGGTAACTGATTTTGGAAAACTTATGGATCCATTGGCAGACAAGATACTGGTCATATCAGCTTTGGTACTTTTTGTTGAATTGAGATATATTCCAGCTTGGATGTCAATAATAGTAATAGCAAGAGAATTTCTTATAAGTGGAATAAGAATGCTTGCTGCTGCTAAAGGTGAGGTTATTCCAGCAGGAAAACTTGGAAAATATAAGACAACAAGTCAGATGATAGTTATCCTGATAATGATTATAGTAGGAAATCAATGGTATAATTTTTACCTTATGCTTATACCAATAATTCTAACTTTATGGTCTGGATGGGAATATACATCAAAAGCTAAACATTATTTTATGAACTCAAAATAG
- the rimO gene encoding 30S ribosomal protein S12 methylthiotransferase RimO: MKFALISLGCSKNLVDSENFIGILVNKRGFEVTSELGEADIIIVNTCGFIGDAKKESIETILEVSDLKINGNLKKIIVTGCLAQRYAGEILKELPEVDAVIGTGEIDKIEKVVEEVLADKRVVESTKMDFLADSETDRVLTTASHTAYLKIAEGCDRKCTYCIIPQLRGSLRSRTIEDILKEANKLVDSGVRELNLLAQETTEYGIDLYKEKSLARLMKELVKIDGLKWLRTYYMFPDSLTDELIDVMKNEEKICKYFDIPVQHISDNILQQMGRAKSGDHIKGILNRIRKEIPDAVIRTAVIVGFPGETEENFEELKAFIEEYKFDYVGVFKYSREEDTKAYDMENQVPEEIKEKRWVEITNLQSKIAENKNRNMLGKIVEVMIDGVSSESEYLLEGRTKGQALEIDGKVLTNDGTAKPGEIVRVKLEQNFDYDFIGPIVENEQ, from the coding sequence ATGAAATTTGCTTTAATTAGCTTGGGATGCAGCAAAAATCTTGTGGACAGCGAGAATTTTATTGGGATATTAGTAAACAAAAGAGGATTTGAAGTAACTAGTGAATTAGGGGAAGCAGATATTATAATAGTTAATACTTGCGGTTTTATTGGAGATGCAAAGAAAGAATCAATTGAAACTATCCTAGAGGTTAGTGATTTAAAAATAAATGGTAATCTAAAAAAAATAATAGTAACTGGATGCCTAGCACAAAGATATGCAGGAGAAATATTAAAAGAACTTCCTGAAGTTGATGCTGTAATTGGAACTGGTGAAATTGATAAAATAGAAAAAGTAGTAGAGGAAGTACTGGCAGATAAAAGAGTTGTAGAAAGTACTAAAATGGATTTTCTAGCAGATTCTGAAACTGATAGGGTTTTGACTACAGCTTCTCATACAGCTTATTTAAAAATAGCTGAAGGTTGTGACAGAAAATGTACTTACTGTATAATTCCGCAATTAAGAGGAAGCTTGAGAAGCAGAACTATAGAAGATATACTTAAAGAAGCAAATAAACTTGTAGATTCTGGAGTGAGGGAACTTAACCTTTTAGCTCAAGAAACTACTGAGTATGGAATAGATTTGTACAAAGAGAAATCTTTGGCAAGATTGATGAAAGAATTAGTGAAAATAGATGGGTTAAAATGGCTTAGAACTTACTATATGTTTCCAGATTCTCTTACTGATGAACTTATAGATGTTATGAAAAATGAAGAAAAAATATGTAAATATTTTGATATACCTGTTCAGCATATATCTGATAATATACTTCAACAGATGGGAAGAGCTAAATCTGGAGATCATATTAAAGGGATACTTAACAGAATAAGAAAAGAGATACCAGATGCAGTGATAAGAACAGCAGTTATAGTTGGTTTTCCAGGAGAAACAGAGGAAAATTTTGAAGAGCTTAAAGCTTTTATAGAGGAATATAAGTTTGATTATGTAGGAGTTTTTAAATATTCAAGAGAAGAAGATACAAAAGCTTATGACATGGAAAATCAAGTTCCAGAGGAAATAAAAGAAAAAAGATGGGTGGAAATAACAAATCTTCAAAGTAAAATTGCTGAAAATAAAAACAGGAATATGTTAGGAAAGATTGTAGAAGTAATGATAGATGGTGTTTCTAGTGAAAGTGAGTACTTATTAGAAGGAAGAACAAAAGGTCAGGCTCTGGAAATAGATGGAAAAGTACTTACAAATGATGGAACAGCAAAACCTGGAGAAATTGTTAGAGTTAAATTAGAACAGAACTTTGATTACGATTTTATAGGGCCAATAGTTGAAAATGAGCAGTAA
- the pnp gene encoding polyribonucleotide nucleotidyltransferase, whose amino-acid sequence MFDEKKVELELAGRTLSFSTGKIARQSCGAVMVQYGDTVLLSTVNRSKEPRKGADFFPLTVDYIEKFYAAGKFPGGFNKREGRPSTNATLTARLIDRPIRPMFPEGFNHDVHIVNTVFSYDEKNTPDYLGIIGSSMALMLSDLPFYGPVAGVVVGYKNGEFILNPTPEELETSDLELSVAGSKDAVNMVEAGAKELDEETMLAAIMFAHENIKKICAFQEEFAKVAGKEKMDFVKKEVLPLVKDFIDEKGMERLKAAVLTLGKKAREEAVDSLEEELMEAFILENYEGVEEEDIPEEVIGEFKGYYHDLMKKLVREAILYHKHRVDGRKTTEIRPLFAEIGVLPIPHGSAMFTRGETQAVVVTTLGTKEDEQLVDDLEKEYFKKFYLHYNFPPYSVGETGRMGSPGRRELGHGSLAERALSYVIPSEEEFPYTIRVVSEITESNGSSSQASICGGSLSLMAAGVPIKEHVAGIAMGLIKEGEEFTVLTDIMGLEDHLGDMDFKVAGTKKGITALQMDIKITGITEEIMRIALKQALDARNEILIVMNNAISTPADLRPNVPRIYQMKIATDKIAALIGPGGKNIKGIIEKTGATIDISDDGSVSIFSKDEEVLKETITLVNAFVKDVEVGEIYNGRVVNIAKFGAFMEILPGKEGLLHVSEISNERVANVEDVLKVGDKFDVKVISTENGKISLSKKKI is encoded by the coding sequence ATGTTTGATGAAAAAAAAGTTGAATTGGAATTAGCTGGAAGGACGCTAAGTTTTTCAACTGGAAAAATAGCAAGACAATCTTGCGGAGCTGTAATGGTTCAATATGGTGATACAGTATTATTAAGTACTGTAAACCGTAGTAAAGAACCAAGAAAAGGGGCTGACTTTTTCCCTTTAACAGTTGATTATATTGAAAAGTTTTATGCTGCTGGAAAATTTCCAGGAGGATTTAATAAAAGAGAAGGAAGACCTTCAACTAATGCAACATTGACAGCTAGACTTATAGACAGACCTATAAGACCAATGTTCCCAGAAGGGTTTAACCATGATGTACATATTGTAAATACTGTATTTTCATATGATGAAAAAAATACACCTGACTACTTAGGGATAATAGGATCTTCAATGGCACTTATGCTTTCTGATCTTCCATTCTATGGACCAGTAGCAGGAGTAGTAGTAGGATATAAAAATGGAGAATTTATTTTAAATCCAACTCCAGAAGAATTAGAAACAAGTGACCTTGAACTATCTGTAGCAGGATCAAAAGATGCAGTAAATATGGTTGAGGCAGGAGCAAAAGAACTAGATGAGGAAACTATGCTTGCTGCAATAATGTTTGCTCATGAAAATATCAAAAAAATCTGTGCTTTCCAAGAAGAATTTGCAAAAGTTGCTGGAAAAGAAAAAATGGATTTTGTTAAAAAAGAAGTTTTACCATTAGTAAAAGATTTTATAGATGAAAAAGGAATGGAAAGATTGAAAGCGGCTGTTCTTACTTTAGGTAAAAAAGCAAGAGAAGAAGCAGTTGATTCATTAGAAGAAGAATTAATGGAAGCATTTATTCTTGAAAATTATGAAGGTGTTGAAGAAGAGGATATTCCAGAAGAAGTAATTGGAGAATTCAAAGGATATTATCATGATCTTATGAAAAAATTAGTAAGAGAAGCTATCCTTTATCATAAACATAGAGTAGATGGAAGAAAAACTACTGAAATAAGACCATTATTTGCAGAAATTGGAGTTCTTCCTATTCCTCATGGATCAGCAATGTTTACAAGAGGAGAAACTCAAGCTGTTGTTGTAACTACTCTAGGAACTAAAGAAGATGAGCAGTTAGTTGATGACTTAGAAAAAGAATATTTCAAAAAATTCTATCTTCACTATAACTTCCCTCCATACTCAGTAGGAGAAACTGGAAGAATGGGATCACCTGGTAGAAGAGAATTAGGACATGGATCTCTTGCTGAAAGAGCTCTTAGCTATGTAATTCCATCAGAAGAAGAATTTCCATATACTATAAGAGTAGTATCTGAGATAACTGAATCAAATGGATCATCTTCTCAAGCATCAATCTGTGGAGGATCACTTTCACTTATGGCTGCTGGGGTACCTATTAAAGAACATGTAGCTGGAATAGCTATGGGACTTATTAAAGAGGGAGAAGAGTTCACAGTATTAACAGATATAATGGGACTTGAAGACCACTTAGGAGATATGGACTTTAAAGTAGCAGGAACTAAAAAAGGAATAACTGCACTTCAAATGGATATAAAAATAACTGGAATAACAGAAGAAATAATGAGAATAGCTTTAAAACAAGCATTAGATGCTAGAAATGAGATATTAATTGTTATGAATAACGCTATTTCTACACCAGCAGATCTTAGACCTAATGTACCAAGAATTTATCAAATGAAAATAGCTACTGATAAAATAGCTGCATTAATTGGACCTGGAGGAAAAAATATTAAAGGTATCATAGAAAAAACTGGAGCAACTATTGACATTAGTGATGATGGTAGTGTTTCTATTTTCTCTAAAGATGAAGAAGTATTAAAAGAAACAATAACTCTTGTAAATGCATTTGTAAAAGATGTAGAAGTAGGAGAAATATATAATGGAAGAGTAGTAAATATTGCTAAATTTGGAGCATTTATGGAAATACTTCCTGGAAAAGAAGGACTTCTTCATGTTTCTGAAATTTCAAATGAAAGAGTAGCAAATGTAGAAGATGTGTTGAAAGTTGGAGATAAATTTGATGTAAAAGTTATTTCTACTGAAAATGGAAAAATTAGTTTAAGTAAAAAGAAAATTTAG
- a CDS encoding patatin-like phospholipase family protein: protein MKRKFLLIFTILFIGLIPSKSFSNLKSISNNLTLEEDIEIDKLKAQVKLLEEKIETLEKTKAVKLKKNKSELKIGLALSGGGAKGLAHVGVLKVLEEQNIKIDYITGTSMGAVVASLYSAGYTPDQIENILVDINWNGYISGELDNKKIPLEKKLNNQKYAATVRYDKEFNLSLPKGFGSTEIIYLRLKKLLANVDNINDFDKLPIPLRIITTDLNSGKAVALSKGDLARAITASVAIPTILDPVEINGNLYVDGLISRNLPVEDVINMGADIVIASDVGNEVKDNKDYNILSVMNQLVTIQSASSTQHQREMATILISPDIQAYNATDMKRGREFITLGFEAAQEKIPDLKKLPKRDKIVKAPVSNNNIYIENIMYSDKFSPDKQEILNNLLAKYMNKSITDEEMEDIMLKLYGIDFINKIYYEVEGNTLFLDADINPANVFGIGASYATGYGTTFNIGTELSNAKKLGSSSTINAQFGDYLGLSTRNFFYYGVSNKIGIFANASYKESPLYLYDNTKKISDYTTKALRLETGVLTQYDNQLLASYGIAVNYSKLEQETGLEWTEQFEYSKNYNEAFFKLSLDRLSGGNRPTSGVKGELNYVWGGTFGASKSNFYGPLYQFDGYIPINKKFNFSYGFYGGVISGDNILLDQYIKLGGTKNHIQNKEFAFYGYEVHQKLVDQFLIGRLGLDYEISTNLYLGTNWNIGTFREVKEKSDTMSRNDNLLWDDYHQGFALSLTYETMFGPIELSVSKDNKRGDVISQFSIGYILD from the coding sequence ATGAAGAGAAAGTTTCTTCTCATTTTTACTATACTTTTCATTGGATTAATACCCTCTAAAAGTTTTTCAAATTTAAAATCAATAAGTAATAATTTAACTTTAGAAGAAGATATTGAAATAGATAAATTGAAAGCTCAAGTAAAACTTTTAGAAGAAAAAATAGAAACACTAGAAAAAACAAAAGCTGTTAAACTTAAAAAAAATAAATCTGAGCTGAAAATTGGACTTGCATTAAGTGGTGGAGGTGCAAAAGGGCTTGCCCATGTAGGAGTTCTTAAAGTACTTGAAGAACAAAATATTAAAATTGATTATATTACAGGTACAAGTATGGGAGCAGTAGTTGCATCTCTTTATTCTGCTGGATATACTCCAGATCAGATAGAAAATATTCTGGTAGATATAAACTGGAATGGATATATAAGTGGAGAACTTGACAACAAAAAAATTCCTCTTGAGAAAAAACTAAATAACCAAAAGTATGCTGCTACTGTGAGATATGATAAAGAATTTAATCTTTCTCTTCCTAAGGGATTTGGAAGTACAGAGATTATCTATTTAAGACTGAAAAAATTGCTTGCCAATGTGGATAATATCAATGATTTTGATAAACTGCCTATTCCTTTAAGAATAATAACAACTGATTTAAACTCTGGTAAAGCTGTAGCCCTTTCCAAAGGAGATTTAGCCAGAGCAATAACTGCAAGTGTTGCTATTCCTACTATTCTTGATCCTGTTGAAATAAATGGGAATCTCTATGTAGATGGATTGATTTCAAGAAATCTTCCTGTTGAAGATGTTATCAACATGGGAGCAGATATAGTAATTGCCAGTGATGTAGGGAATGAAGTAAAAGACAACAAAGATTATAATATTCTTAGTGTTATGAATCAGCTGGTAACTATACAAAGTGCCTCTTCTACACAACATCAGAGAGAAATGGCTACTATTCTTATTTCTCCAGATATACAGGCATATAATGCCACTGATATGAAAAGAGGAAGGGAATTTATAACTCTTGGATTTGAAGCAGCTCAGGAAAAAATACCTGATTTAAAAAAACTTCCTAAAAGAGATAAGATAGTTAAAGCCCCTGTTTCAAATAACAATATTTATATTGAAAATATTATGTATTCTGATAAGTTTTCACCTGACAAACAAGAGATATTAAATAATCTTCTAGCAAAATATATGAATAAATCTATTACTGATGAAGAAATGGAAGATATAATGCTGAAACTTTATGGAATAGATTTTATAAATAAAATATATTATGAAGTTGAAGGAAATACTCTTTTCCTTGATGCAGATATTAATCCTGCAAATGTCTTTGGTATAGGAGCAAGTTATGCCACTGGCTATGGAACTACTTTTAATATTGGTACTGAACTTTCCAATGCGAAGAAACTTGGAAGCAGCAGCACAATAAATGCACAATTTGGAGATTATCTAGGTCTATCAACTAGAAATTTCTTCTACTATGGAGTTTCTAATAAAATAGGTATCTTTGCTAATGCAAGCTACAAAGAGTCACCTCTTTATTTATATGACAATACAAAAAAGATTTCTGATTATACTACTAAAGCTCTAAGGCTTGAAACTGGAGTTCTTACTCAGTATGACAACCAGCTTTTAGCTTCTTATGGAATTGCTGTAAATTATTCTAAACTTGAGCAGGAAACAGGACTTGAATGGACAGAACAATTTGAATATTCTAAAAACTACAATGAAGCTTTCTTTAAATTATCTCTGGATAGACTAAGTGGTGGAAATCGTCCTACTTCTGGTGTAAAAGGTGAACTAAACTATGTATGGGGAGGAACATTTGGTGCTTCTAAATCAAATTTCTATGGTCCTCTTTATCAGTTTGATGGATATATTCCTATAAACAAAAAGTTTAATTTCTCTTATGGATTCTATGGTGGAGTTATCTCTGGAGATAATATACTTCTTGATCAATATATAAAACTTGGAGGTACTAAAAACCATATTCAGAATAAAGAATTTGCTTTCTATGGATATGAAGTACATCAAAAGCTTGTTGACCAGTTCCTTATAGGAAGGTTAGGACTTGATTATGAAATATCTACTAATCTTTATCTAGGAACTAATTGGAATATAGGAACATTTAGAGAAGTTAAAGAAAAAAGTGATACTATGAGCAGAAATGACAATCTCCTGTGGGATGACTATCATCAGGGATTTGCTCTTTCTCTGACATATGAAACTATGTTTGGACCAATAGAACTTTCAGTATCTAAAGATAATAAAAGAGGAGATGTAATATCTCAGTTTAGTATTGGATACATACTTGATTAA